The proteins below are encoded in one region of Hordeum vulgare subsp. vulgare chromosome 3H, MorexV3_pseudomolecules_assembly, whole genome shotgun sequence:
- the LOC123443839 gene encoding uncharacterized protein DDB_G0271670-like yields the protein SSSSSSSSSSSSSSSSSSSSSSSSSSSSTTTTTTTTSSSSSSSSSYSASSSSASSSSSSSSSSSSSSGSSSSPSSASSSSAAASSSSCCSCSSSTTTTASSTSSSSSSPSATAASSASSSSSSSSSSYASFSSSSSSSSDSSSSSSSSSSSSYSAVAAASSSTTTAASSSSSSSSSSSSYSYSSAAAAAASSASSSCASSASSDS from the coding sequence tcttcttcttcttcttcttcttcttcttcttcttcttcttcttcttcttcttcttcttcttcttcttcttcttcttcttcttctactactactactactactactacttcgtcctcctcctcttcttcctcctcctattCTGCGTCCTCCTCTTctgcttcctcctcttcttcttcctcctcctcttcttcttcctcttctggttcctcttcttctccttcttctgcttcttcttcttctgctgctgcttcttcttcttcttgttgttcttgttcttcttctactactactactgcttcttctacttcttcttcttcttcttctccttctgctactgctgcttcttctgcttcttcttcttcttcttcttcttcttcttcttatgcttctttttcttcttcttcatcatcatcttctgattcttcttcttcatcatcatcatcttcttcttcttcttattctgctgttgctgctgcttcttcttctactactactgctgcttcttcttcttcttcttcttcttcttcttcttcttcttattcttattcttctgctgctgctgctgctgcttcttctgcttcttcttcttgtgcttcttctgcttcttctgattct
- the LOC123439967 gene encoding uncharacterized protein DDB_G0271670-like — SSSSSSSSSSSSSSSSSSSSSSSSSSSTSSSSSSSSSSSSSSSSSPSSSSSSSSSSSFSSSSSSSSSSSSSSSYSSSSSSSFYSSYSSSSSSSSSSSSSSSSSSSSSSSSSSSSSSSSSSSSSSSSSSSSSSSSSSSSSSSSSNSSSSSSSSSSSSSSSSSSSSSSSSSSSSSSSSSSSSSSSSSSSSSSSSSSSSFSSSSSSSSSSSSSTSSSSSSSYS, encoded by the exons tcttcctcctcttcttcttcctcctcttcttcttcctcctcttcttcttcctcttcttcttcttcgtcttcttcatcttctacttcttcttcttc ctcctcttcttcttcttcttcttcttcttcttcttcctctccctcttcctcttcctcttcttcttcttcttcttctttttcttcttcttcttcctcctcctcctcctcctcctcctcttcttcctactcttcttcttcctcctcttctttctattcttcttattcttcctcttcttcttcctcctcttcttcttcctcttcttcttcttcttcttcctcttcttcttcctcctcttcttcctcttcttcttcttcttcttcttcttcttcttcttcttcttcatcttcttcttcttcttcttcttcttcttcgtcttcttcgtcctcctcttc caattcttcttcttcttcttcttcttcttcttcttcttcttcttcttcttcttcttcttcttcctcttctagctcctcttcttcctcctcctcctcctcttcttcttcttcttcttcttcttcttcttcttcttcttcttcttcttcttcttcttcttctttttcttcttcttcttcttcttcttcttcctcctcttcttctacttcctcctcttcttcttcctcctattct
- the LOC123439968 gene encoding uncharacterized protein DDB_G0271670, which yields SSSSSSSSSSSSSSSSSSSSSSSSSSSSSSSSSSSSSSSSSSSSSSSSSSSDSSSSSSSSSSSSSSSSSPSSSSSSSSSSSSSSSSSSSSSSSSSSYSSSSSSSFSSSYSSSSSSSSSSSSSSSSSSSSSSSSSSSSSSSSSSSSSSSSSSSSSSSSSSSSSSSSSSSSSSCCSSSSSSSSSSSSSSSSSSSSSSSSSSSSSSCSSSSSSFSSSSS from the exons tcttcttcttcttcttcttcttcttcttcttcttcttcttcttcttcttcctcctcttcttcttcctcctcttcttcttcctcctcttcttcttcttcgtcttcttcttcctcttcttcttcttcttcttcgtcttcttcttcttcttcttctg actcctcctcttcttcttcttcttcttcttcttcttcttcttcttcttcctctccctcttcctcttcctcttcttcttcttcttcttcttcttcttcttcttcctcctcctcctcctcctcctcctcttcttcctactcttcttcttcctcctcttctttctcttcttcttattcttcctcttcttcttcctcctcttcttcctcctcttcttcttcctcttcttcttcctcttcttcctcttcttcttcctcctcttcttcctcttcttcttcttcttcgtcttcttcttcttcttcttcttcttcttcttcttcttcttcttcttcttcttcttcctcttcttcttcctcctcttcttgttgctcttcttcttcttcttcttcttcttcttcatcttcttcttcctcttctagctcctcatcttcctcctcttcttcttcttcttcttcttcttgttcttcttcttcttcttctttttcttcttcgtcttct